The following DNA comes from Rhodopseudomonas boonkerdii.
GCACCAGCTGGGTCGCAGCGAGCGGGCGATTGAACTGCTTGCGGTCCAGCGTGTACTGGCGGGCGCGGGCCATGCAGTCCTCGGCAGCGCCAAGCACGCCCCAGGAAATGCCATAGCGGGCGCGATTGAGACAGCCGAACGGTCCCTTGAGGCCGGACACGTTGGGCAGCAGGTTCTCTTCCGGCACGATCACGCCATCCATGACGACTTCGCCGGTGATCGAAGCGCGCAGCGACAGCTTGCCGCCAACCTTCGGCGCGGTGAGGCCCTTCATGCCCTTCTCGAGGATGAAGCCGCGGATCTGGTTGTCATGCGCGGCGGACTTGGCCCACACCACGAACACGTCGGCGATCGGTGCGTTCGAGATCCACATCTTCGAGCCGGTCAGCTTATAACCGTCCGACACCTTCTCGGCGCGGGTCTTCATGCCGCCGGGATCGGAACCGGCATCGGGCTCGGTCAGGCCGAAGCAGCCGACCCACTCGCCGGTGGCGAGCTTGGGCAGATACTTCTTGCGCTGATCCTCGCTGCCATAGGCATAGATCGGATACATCACCAGGGAGGACTGCACCGAGTTCATCGAGCGGTAGCCCGAGTCGACGCGCTCGATCTCGCGATTGACGAGGCCGTAAGCGACATAGCTGGCATTGGCGCAGCCATAATCCTCCGGCAGCGTCACGCCGATCAGACCAAGCTCGCCCATCTCGTTGAAGATCTCGCGATCGGTATGCTCGTTGAGATAGGCGTCGGTCACGCGCGGCAGCAGCTTGTCCTGAGCGTAGGCGCGCGCGGTGTCGCGGATCATGCGCTCGTCTTCGGTGAGCTGGCTATCGAGCAGGAACGCATCGTCCCACTGAAAATTCGCAGCGGGCTTGTCCTTACCCTTGGCGGCAACGCTCATCGAAGTCCCTTTCATATCGTGGCTGAGTGGCGCGCAGGCTTTTTGGTTTCCTTGCCTGCGCGTGTCTGCTCGCATCATCGCGGGCCGCGCGAGGCGACCTTGACGATTGCAGAATGCGGTATTTTAGGTCTTGGACCTTTAGCCTTCAAGCTGTTCGTTGCAGGCGATCTCGATACCGAAACCCGACAGGCCCTTATAATCATGGGTCGAGGAGGTGAGATGGCGGATCGAGGTGACGCCGAGATCGCGCAAGATTTGCGCACCGACACCGATTTCGCGCCACTGACGGTTGCGATCTGCCTCGGCCGACTTCGGCGTGTCGAGCGGCTCGACGGGAACACCTGCGGCACCGTCGCGCAGATATACCAGCACACCGCTACCGTTCGCCTTGAAGCGCTCCAGGATGACATGCATCTTGGCCGGACCGGCGAACATGTCGCGGACGATGTTCGGCTTGTGGAAGCGGGTCAGCACATTCTTGCCGTCACCAACGCT
Coding sequences within:
- a CDS encoding acyl-CoA dehydrogenase, translated to MSVAAKGKDKPAANFQWDDAFLLDSQLTEDERMIRDTARAYAQDKLLPRVTDAYLNEHTDREIFNEMGELGLIGVTLPEDYGCANASYVAYGLVNREIERVDSGYRSMNSVQSSLVMYPIYAYGSEDQRKKYLPKLATGEWVGCFGLTEPDAGSDPGGMKTRAEKVSDGYKLTGSKMWISNAPIADVFVVWAKSAAHDNQIRGFILEKGMKGLTAPKVGGKLSLRASITGEVVMDGVIVPEENLLPNVSGLKGPFGCLNRARYGISWGVLGAAEDCMARARQYTLDRKQFNRPLAATQLVQKKLADMLTEISLGLQGSLRVGRLMDEGNFHPDMISVVKRNNCGKALDIARMARDMHGGNGIQIEYQVMRHAQNLETVNTYEGTHDVHALILGRAITGIQAFG